AAACCGGAATTTCAGGCCAGAGTTCCCTTGCCCTTTGAAATCCTGTCGAAGTGATCACTGTCAGGGTTATCGGAATTCCCTTTGATTCGAGTTCTGCGATCAAGGGAAGAAGACTGTTTACTTCGCCTACAGAGCAGGCGTGGAGCCAGAAGCAGCCTTCGGGAAAGCGGATGGAAAAAAGCCCGGATCCAAGCCTCTGTTTCAATGCCTGGCGGTCCTGAACCCTTCTGAGAGAATAAATCAAGGCTACAGGCAGGAAGAAAAACCAGGCCAGGGTATTCAAAAAGACATAAAACAGCGATTTTATCCGTTGCACTAACACTTACCAACAAGCTGTGAACAATGTTTTAACACTTCTTTTGGAAAACGGATTTCAGGTCCGGGGTCCGAGGTGCGGGGTACGGGATCTTCGAACCTCGAGCCTCGAACCTCGCACCGGCAAATCGAATTACATAAATTTATTTGTCTGTACACTGCTTTTATTCCCCATGAAATTTGCATTTCACCTGGAATTCACTGTTTTCATGGATCAGGATCTCATAATTCGAAAGCTTCGGGCAGACAGGCAGTTTATCCAGAAATCCGACATCCAGCAGCAGTTTCGGGTTGAGGCTTGTGTTATGAAGATAAGGATATTTTTTCAGATACTCCCTGACAGCTTCGCGGAGGACAATCCGGTTATTCTGGCAGATTGATTCGGCAAGTTTGTTCTTCAATTTGAAATAATCAGGCAGAATGAACATGAAAGTTACAACCAGGAGCAGCAGGATCAGTACCCAGTCAATGGCAATCAATGCTTTGCGTTTACGCAGCGGAGTCATCTTTGTCCCCACCTTTTTCCTCCCCTTTTTCCTCCCCTTTGAAGAGATTCCCCAGGGTGGATTTTACTTTTTTAAACAATTCAGGGTCCAGGAGTTTTTCCCAGGCCTCAGAGGTCGTCTTGAGCGTCAGGATTTTTGCTTCTCCTTTGCTGATCACTATGAATGCCACCGGTTCAACGCTGGCTCCGCCTCCGGAACCTCCGCCAAAACCGTTTTTTTTATCAGATCCTTCGCCACCAGCACCGAATCCGAAGGAGATTTTCGTGACAGGGATGATGGAAACTTCACCTACTGTAATCGGTGCTCCTACAATCGTTTCAGATTTGATGGTTGATTTCAATTCTGCAAGCATGGTTTTCACGAGATTGTCTAGCAT
This sequence is a window from Candidatus Wallbacteria bacterium. Protein-coding genes within it:
- a CDS encoding spore germination protein GerW family protein, whose amino-acid sequence is MLDNLVKTMLAELKSTIKSETIVGAPITVGEVSIIPVTKISFGFGAGGEGSDKKNGFGGGSGGGASVEPVAFIVISKGEAKILTLKTTSEAWEKLLDPELFKKVKSTLGNLFKGEEKGEEKGGDKDDSAA